Proteins from one Hydrogenophaga sp. SL48 genomic window:
- a CDS encoding NAD(P)/FAD-dependent oxidoreductase — MTDTTPSQRAQRWLDAFGAALASGQPESVLPLFDADCYWRDLVSFTWNIRTQEGHDAVRDMLAARQAETGASNFQLEGEATEADGVTDAWFTFETKVSRGRGHLRLKGDKAWTLLTTMVELKGFEEKKGTRRIKGAEHGAQQGRKSWLERRHEEEARLGYDEQPYTVIIGGGQGGIILAARLRRLGVPTIVIEKNPRAGDSWRNRYKTLCLHDPVWYDHLPYMPFPDDWPVFAPKDKVGDWLEMYTKVMEINYWGSTTAKKATFNEAKGEWEVIVDRDGEEVVLRPKQLVFALGVSGYANVPKIPGADTFEGDQHHSSKHPGPEQYKGKKAVVLGSNNSAHDICAALWENGADVTMIQRTSTHIAPSDSLMELALGGLYSEEALKNGIDHHKADLVFASVPYKIMHSFHIPVYDEMKKRDADLYGRLEKAGFMLDFGDDGSGLFMKYLRRGSGYYIDVGASELVANGSIKLKSHNNIERINPKSVTLTDGTELPADLLVYATGYGSMNHWLADLVSPEVADRVGKVWGLGSSTTKDPGPWEGELRNMWKPTNQKQLWIHGGNLHQSRHYSQFLSLQLKARYEGLDTPVYGQAAVHHLR; from the coding sequence ATGACCGACACCACGCCCTCCCAGCGGGCCCAACGCTGGCTGGACGCCTTCGGGGCCGCACTGGCCTCCGGACAACCCGAGTCCGTATTGCCGCTGTTCGACGCCGACTGCTACTGGCGCGACCTCGTTTCGTTCACCTGGAACATCCGCACGCAGGAGGGCCACGACGCGGTGCGCGACATGCTCGCCGCACGGCAGGCCGAAACCGGCGCGTCCAACTTCCAGCTCGAAGGAGAGGCCACCGAGGCCGACGGCGTGACCGACGCCTGGTTCACGTTTGAAACCAAGGTCTCGCGCGGGCGCGGCCACCTGCGCCTGAAAGGTGACAAGGCCTGGACGCTGCTGACCACCATGGTCGAGCTGAAGGGCTTTGAAGAGAAGAAGGGCACGCGCCGCATCAAGGGCGCGGAGCACGGCGCGCAGCAGGGGCGCAAGAGCTGGCTGGAGCGGCGCCACGAAGAAGAGGCGCGGCTGGGTTACGACGAGCAGCCGTACACGGTGATCATCGGCGGCGGTCAGGGCGGCATCATCCTCGCCGCGCGGCTGCGCCGCCTGGGCGTGCCGACCATCGTGATCGAAAAGAACCCGCGGGCCGGCGACAGCTGGCGCAACCGCTACAAGACGCTGTGCCTGCACGACCCGGTCTGGTACGACCACCTGCCCTACATGCCGTTCCCCGACGACTGGCCGGTGTTCGCGCCGAAAGACAAGGTGGGCGACTGGCTGGAGATGTACACCAAGGTGATGGAGATCAACTACTGGGGCTCGACCACCGCCAAGAAGGCGACCTTCAACGAGGCCAAGGGCGAGTGGGAAGTGATCGTGGACCGCGACGGTGAAGAGGTGGTGTTGCGGCCCAAGCAGCTGGTGTTTGCGCTCGGCGTGTCGGGCTACGCCAACGTGCCCAAGATCCCGGGCGCCGACACCTTCGAGGGCGACCAGCACCACTCCAGCAAGCACCCCGGCCCCGAGCAGTACAAGGGCAAGAAGGCGGTGGTGCTGGGCTCCAACAACTCGGCGCACGACATCTGCGCGGCCCTCTGGGAAAACGGCGCAGACGTCACCATGATCCAGCGCACCAGCACGCACATCGCGCCGTCGGATTCGCTGATGGAGCTGGCGCTGGGCGGGCTGTACAGCGAGGAAGCGCTGAAGAACGGCATCGACCACCACAAGGCCGACCTCGTGTTCGCCAGCGTGCCCTACAAGATCATGCACAGCTTCCACATCCCCGTGTACGACGAGATGAAGAAGCGCGACGCCGACCTCTACGGCCGGCTGGAGAAGGCGGGCTTCATGCTCGACTTCGGCGACGACGGTTCGGGCCTGTTCATGAAGTACCTGCGCCGCGGCTCGGGCTACTACATCGACGTGGGCGCGAGCGAGCTGGTGGCCAACGGCAGCATCAAGCTCAAGAGCCACAACAACATCGAGCGCATCAACCCGAAGAGCGTGACGCTGACCGACGGCACCGAGCTGCCGGCCGACCTGCTGGTCTACGCCACCGGCTACGGCTCGATGAACCACTGGCTCGCCGATCTCGTGTCACCCGAGGTGGCCGACCGCGTGGGCAAGGTCTGGGGGCTGGGCTCGTCCACGACGAAAGACCCGGGACCGTGGGAGGGCGAGCTGCGCAACATGTGGAAACCGACCAACCAGAAGCAGCTCTGGATCCACGGCGGCAACCTGCACCAGAGCCGGCACTACTCGCAGTTCTTGTCGCTGCAATTGAAGGCGCGCTACGAGGGCCTGGACACGCCGGTCTACGGGCAGGCGGCGGTGCACCACCTGCGCTGA